In Acinetobacter sp. TGL-Y2, a genomic segment contains:
- a CDS encoding ATP-binding protein, whose product MNSKAVATTPPSTNLVKLVNAVPSVFEQMEIQNTLTQTALKPEQLTHVPDASKIPASTKRIKPLNNFLGQDRAKASVEAGIALPYSGYNIFAVGTAGLGKRTMIKRLLQQHAKNMPTPDDWVYVYNFNNPRNPIVLHFLAGQGNKFQAMLHQTWQTIFKQLERRFSAETYHNRIEKIRMITGNEQHHALVELTREGEELDLKLINRNDEHCFIPTHFINDKIEEMSQEDINALNSKERAEINANIRYMDKKLERLGLQIGDLEDEARDLVSELNRDIAKQVIIPRMELILNKFTTVDGLEQYLKLYAEDIIENVETVLEQEEVDFAPAHFNRVPARYQANVVISNKANTGAPVIFEDFPTHYNLLGHVEQLTQQGTISTDFTLIRPGALHRANGGFLMLEADQLLEQPYAWQGLKRAIKSGQIKLTSLEQMLTLTGNISIEPESIPLNLKVVLLAEPEMYYEILEVEPELGSVFKIRADFTDTLQRNDENEQAYMHLIADYVQSSKLLPFDRSALAALLTDSSRQAEDQSSLSLHALTLGDLIHESHHHAFKANATMVTAEHINTALKHRQYRLGYLRELYWQDLSRGTQLIETRGHRLGQINALSVIHYADVEFGLPSRLTASVYQGGGDILDIERSVELGGSLHAKGVLLMSSFLKAHFGREQILHFSAALAFEQSYGQVDGDSATVAELSALISAISQLPIDQSWAITGSMNQLGQVQPIGGVNAKIEGFYDACKLQGLTGKQGVIIPRQNMDHLMIRQDVIDAVAAGQFHIHAIRTIDEALEILMARPVGELNKKGRYTQGSIYAAVMEQLEYWQAIEDGAELEDLTKKKKKKKKKDKAKKDKAKTEANAKKEGLESEAKASSMFHSETSSH is encoded by the coding sequence ATCAACTCAAAAGCTGTAGCAACCACCCCACCATCCACAAATTTAGTAAAACTTGTAAATGCGGTTCCTTCAGTATTTGAACAAATGGAAATTCAAAACACTTTGACTCAAACAGCACTCAAACCAGAACAACTCACCCACGTCCCAGATGCGTCAAAAATTCCAGCGTCAACAAAAAGAATTAAACCGCTGAATAATTTCTTGGGTCAAGACCGTGCCAAGGCCTCTGTAGAGGCCGGTATTGCACTACCTTATTCAGGCTACAATATTTTTGCAGTGGGTACAGCAGGCTTAGGTAAACGCACCATGATCAAGCGTTTACTACAGCAACATGCCAAAAATATGCCGACCCCAGATGACTGGGTCTATGTTTATAATTTTAACAATCCACGTAATCCAATTGTGCTGCACTTCCTTGCGGGTCAAGGCAATAAATTCCAAGCCATGTTACATCAGACATGGCAAACTATTTTTAAGCAGTTAGAACGCCGCTTTAGCGCTGAGACCTATCACAATCGAATTGAAAAAATTCGCATGATTACAGGCAATGAACAACATCATGCATTGGTTGAGTTAACCCGTGAGGGTGAAGAACTCGACTTAAAACTAATTAATCGAAACGATGAACATTGCTTTATTCCAACACATTTTATAAATGACAAAATCGAAGAAATGTCTCAAGAAGACATCAATGCTTTAAACAGTAAAGAACGTGCTGAGATTAATGCCAATATCCGCTACATGGATAAAAAGCTTGAGCGTTTAGGCTTACAAATTGGTGATCTTGAAGATGAAGCTCGAGATTTAGTGTCTGAGCTTAATCGTGATATTGCCAAGCAAGTGATTATTCCGCGTATGGAACTCATCCTCAATAAGTTCACCACAGTGGATGGACTTGAGCAGTATTTAAAACTGTATGCTGAAGACATTATTGAAAATGTTGAAACTGTACTTGAGCAAGAAGAGGTCGATTTCGCACCTGCGCATTTCAACCGCGTGCCTGCGCGCTATCAAGCCAATGTGGTGATTAGCAATAAAGCCAACACGGGCGCACCTGTGATCTTTGAAGACTTTCCAACCCATTACAACTTGCTGGGTCATGTTGAACAGTTGACACAACAAGGCACCATCAGCACAGATTTCACTTTAATCCGTCCAGGCGCACTACACCGTGCCAATGGTGGCTTCTTGATGCTTGAAGCTGATCAATTGCTGGAGCAACCTTATGCATGGCAAGGTTTAAAACGTGCGATTAAGTCAGGTCAGATCAAATTGACCTCTTTGGAACAGATGCTAACGCTAACAGGTAATATTTCAATTGAGCCAGAATCCATCCCATTGAACTTAAAAGTGGTGTTATTGGCTGAACCTGAAATGTATTATGAAATTTTAGAGGTTGAGCCAGAGCTTGGTAGCGTCTTTAAAATTCGTGCTGACTTTACAGATACATTACAACGTAATGACGAAAACGAACAAGCGTATATGCATTTGATTGCAGATTATGTGCAATCTTCAAAATTACTGCCTTTTGACCGCTCTGCTCTGGCTGCGCTACTTACCGATTCGAGCCGTCAAGCAGAAGATCAAAGCTCTTTGTCATTACACGCCTTGACACTGGGTGACTTGATTCATGAGTCACATCATCATGCATTTAAAGCCAACGCCACGATGGTAACTGCCGAGCATATCAATACGGCGCTTAAACATCGTCAATATCGTTTGGGTTATTTGCGCGAACTGTATTGGCAAGATTTATCGCGCGGTACGCAGTTGATTGAAACTCGCGGTCACCGTTTGGGACAAATTAATGCCTTGTCTGTGATTCATTATGCAGATGTTGAGTTTGGTCTTCCTTCTCGCTTAACTGCATCGGTTTACCAAGGTGGTGGCGATATTTTAGATATCGAACGTAGCGTAGAACTCGGTGGTTCTCTACATGCCAAAGGCGTGCTACTGATGTCTTCTTTCTTAAAAGCACATTTTGGTCGTGAGCAAATTCTACATTTCTCAGCAGCATTGGCTTTTGAGCAAAGCTATGGTCAAGTTGATGGGGACAGTGCAACAGTTGCAGAACTCTCTGCCTTAATTTCTGCGATCAGCCAACTGCCGATTGATCAATCCTGGGCGATTACAGGTTCAATGAACCAACTGGGTCAGGTGCAACCGATTGGTGGTGTAAATGCCAAAATTGAAGGTTTCTATGATGCCTGTAAGCTTCAAGGTTTAACTGGCAAGCAAGGTGTGATTATTCCGCGTCAAAACATGGATCACCTGATGATTCGTCAAGATGTGATCGATGCGGTGGCCGCTGGTCAGTTCCATATTCATGCCATTCGCACCATTGATGAAGCGCTGGAAATATTGATGGCGCGCCCTGTCGGTGAGCTCAATAAAAAAGGTCGTTATACCCAAGGTTCGATCTATGCGGCTGTGATGGAGCAATTGGAATATTGGCAAGCGATTGAAGATGGTGCCGAACTTGAAGACTTGACCAAGAAAAAGAAAAAAAAGAAGAAAAAAGACAAGGCAAAGAAAGACAAAGCCAAAACAGAAGCCAATGCTAAAAAAGAAGGGCTAGAATCTGAAGCTAAGGCTTCATCTATGTTTCATAGTGAGACGTCATCGCATTAA
- the surE gene encoding 5'/3'-nucleotidase SurE: protein MNILIANDDGVFAPGIQALARALKPLGRVVIVAPESERSGYSSALTLDRPLRPIQIAQDVWAVNGTPADCVYLSMNGMFDFEFDLVVSGINSGANLGDDVLYSGTVGAAFEGRLMKQPAIAVSLAGPNVRAYNSPDDYAQAAQWVYTFISQGLPSLPERHILNINIPDVEHIQGAQVTYQGRRSQSKPITTQVDPRGRQVFWIGLSGEAVTDPVKGDMQIQSDFFAVANGFVSITPIQMDATNYEILDSLKLQFNQKDF from the coding sequence ATGAATATCTTAATTGCCAATGACGATGGTGTATTTGCACCTGGTATCCAAGCTTTGGCTCGTGCGTTAAAACCTTTAGGTCGGGTGGTTATTGTTGCTCCTGAAAGTGAACGAAGTGGTTACTCGAGTGCTTTAACCTTAGATCGACCACTGCGCCCGATTCAAATTGCCCAAGACGTTTGGGCAGTCAATGGCACGCCAGCAGATTGCGTGTATTTGTCTATGAATGGCATGTTTGATTTCGAGTTTGATCTGGTGGTGAGTGGCATCAACAGTGGGGCAAACTTAGGTGATGATGTGTTGTATTCGGGTACAGTAGGTGCTGCATTTGAAGGGCGGTTAATGAAACAGCCCGCAATTGCAGTGTCATTGGCGGGTCCAAATGTCCGCGCTTACAACAGTCCAGATGACTATGCACAAGCAGCACAATGGGTCTATACCTTTATCTCCCAAGGTTTACCCAGCTTGCCTGAACGACATATTTTAAACATTAATATTCCAGATGTAGAACATATTCAAGGCGCTCAAGTGACTTATCAGGGGCGCCGTAGCCAGTCAAAACCGATTACCACCCAAGTTGATCCCCGTGGTCGTCAAGTGTTTTGGATTGGACTTTCAGGCGAGGCGGTCACTGATCCAGTTAAAGGTGACATGCAAATTCAGTCGGATTTTTTTGCCGTGGCGAATGGCTTTGTCAGCATTACGCCCATACAAATGGATGCGACTAATTACGAGATTTTAGACAGTCTAAAATTACAATTTAATCAAAAGGACTTTTAA
- a CDS encoding peptidoglycan DD-metalloendopeptidase family protein, which translates to MLLARPQKASKMPKVWMNTFMMSVTVVAAITMVGCASKPQVNNPTRYATAPDFYTVRSGDTLSKIANRYGLSYISVAEMNDIAPPYRIYVNQSIRLKQSANRNNNRSTPRPLATTDTQIQRQAIQLPANNQTTYTPPVTKAPTTVQTPVNVAPTTIKATSLRWVKPSNGPVLENFNAASNVKGLRYGGNVGDPIFAAADGQVVYAADGLKEYGNLVLIKHIDGYITAYAHNNKMLVKSGQNVTAGQKVAEMGSSGATKTMLEFQVRLDGKPINPANILP; encoded by the coding sequence ATGCTTTTGGCCAGACCACAGAAAGCTTCAAAAATGCCTAAGGTATGGATGAATACATTCATGATGTCAGTAACGGTTGTTGCTGCAATCACCATGGTGGGATGTGCGTCAAAACCACAAGTGAACAACCCAACCCGTTATGCAACTGCACCCGATTTTTATACGGTTCGTTCAGGGGACACACTGAGTAAAATCGCAAATCGTTATGGGCTAAGTTATATCAGTGTTGCAGAAATGAATGATATTGCCCCGCCGTATCGCATTTATGTCAATCAGTCGATTCGTTTGAAGCAGTCTGCGAACCGCAACAATAATCGTTCGACTCCACGTCCGCTGGCAACGACAGACACTCAAATTCAGCGCCAAGCGATTCAATTACCGGCCAACAATCAAACCACGTATACGCCACCTGTGACTAAAGCACCAACGACCGTACAAACACCTGTAAATGTTGCACCTACAACTATTAAAGCCACGTCTTTGCGTTGGGTTAAACCATCCAATGGTCCAGTACTGGAAAACTTCAATGCCGCTTCTAACGTAAAAGGTTTACGTTATGGGGGGAATGTCGGAGATCCAATTTTTGCAGCGGCGGATGGTCAGGTGGTTTATGCTGCAGATGGATTAAAAGAATATGGAAATTTAGTTCTAATCAAACATATAGATGGCTACATTACAGCATATGCACATAACAATAAAATGCTGGTGAAAAGTGGTCAAAATGTCACAGCAGGGCAAAAGGTTGCTGAAATGGGCTCAAGTGGTGCAACAAAAACCATGCTTGAGTTTCAAGTTCGCTTAGATGGTAAGCCAATTAACCCTGCAAATATTTTACCTTAG
- the rpmE gene encoding 50S ribosomal protein L31: MRADIHPKYETLVATCSCGNVIETRSALGKETIYLDVCSACHPFYTGKQKNVDTGGRIDKFKQRFSGMSRSIKR; this comes from the coding sequence ATGCGCGCCGATATTCACCCAAAATACGAAACTTTAGTTGCGACTTGTTCATGTGGTAACGTAATCGAAACTCGTTCAGCTCTTGGTAAAGAAACAATCTACCTAGACGTATGTTCAGCTTGCCACCCATTCTACACGGGTAAGCAAAAGAATGTGGACACTGGCGGTCGTATCGACAAGTTCAAACAACGTTTTTCTGGTATGTCACGTTCTATCAAACGTTAA
- a CDS encoding LysR family transcriptional regulator, whose amino-acid sequence MLDQLRSMGVFACVVEKSSFSGAARDLGITTSAVSQQIRSLEQDMEVTLLHRSTRKLSLTEAGQAFFYSCQEMLAAAERGKIRINELRDDLVGDLRIATTPELGAMHLVPALSHWINAHKGLNVHFEAENQFIDLIQERIDIAIRMCSKVEELNNLTYMPLARVDQVMVASPSYLNQNLPISRPEDLLNHDLIPINIMKNYQNFSFEHVTTSENVNIEMKHRLQTNNVFVAKSLCQNGHGIARILYLDIQKELKNGTLVEVLPEWKLPAFTLNAMILKREQQPMKIHRCLDALKQYFSQLPGGRVFQEAS is encoded by the coding sequence ATGTTAGATCAACTTCGATCAATGGGTGTTTTTGCATGTGTTGTTGAGAAAAGCTCATTTAGTGGTGCTGCTCGGGATTTGGGCATCACCACGAGTGCAGTCAGTCAGCAAATACGTTCATTAGAACAAGACATGGAAGTGACTCTACTCCACCGCTCCACAAGAAAGCTAAGTTTGACAGAAGCAGGACAGGCTTTTTTTTATAGCTGCCAAGAAATGCTTGCAGCAGCAGAGCGCGGTAAAATTCGAATTAATGAATTAAGAGACGACTTAGTGGGGGATTTGCGCATTGCAACCACGCCAGAATTAGGTGCAATGCATCTGGTTCCTGCATTATCCCATTGGATCAATGCACATAAAGGTCTAAATGTTCACTTTGAAGCTGAAAATCAATTTATCGATTTAATTCAAGAGCGCATTGATATCGCGATTCGCATGTGTTCTAAAGTTGAAGAATTAAATAATTTGACTTATATGCCTTTGGCACGTGTAGACCAGGTAATGGTGGCTTCGCCAAGCTACTTAAATCAGAACTTACCCATTTCACGTCCAGAAGATTTGTTAAATCATGATTTGATCCCGATCAATATAATGAAAAATTATCAAAACTTTAGTTTTGAGCATGTGACCACCAGTGAAAATGTCAATATTGAAATGAAACATCGTTTGCAGACGAACAATGTTTTTGTGGCAAAATCACTGTGCCAAAACGGTCATGGTATTGCGCGTATCTTGTATTTAGATATTCAAAAAGAATTGAAAAATGGTACTTTGGTAGAGGTTTTACCAGAGTGGAAACTTCCAGCCTTTACTTTAAATGCGATGATTTTAAAGCGTGAGCAGCAGCCGATGAAAATTCATCGTTGTCTCGATGCTTTGAAACAATACTTTAGCCAATTGCCTGGCGGACGTGTATTCCAAGAAGCGTCATAA
- the grxD gene encoding Grx4 family monothiol glutaredoxin, translating into MTEQVRDTEALIRDQIAKHAVLLYMKGTPQFPQCGFSARAVEALSQIGRPFAYVNILENQDIRAMLPQIANWPTFPQLWINGELIGGSDIMLEMFQNGELKTLIEQYSPAAEA; encoded by the coding sequence ATGACTGAACAAGTGCGTGATACAGAAGCGTTAATTCGCGATCAAATTGCTAAACATGCGGTGCTTCTTTATATGAAGGGCACACCACAATTTCCACAATGTGGTTTCTCTGCGCGTGCAGTTGAAGCATTGAGCCAAATTGGTCGTCCATTTGCTTATGTTAATATTTTGGAAAATCAAGATATCCGTGCAATGTTGCCACAAATTGCAAACTGGCCAACATTTCCACAACTATGGATCAATGGTGAGTTGATTGGTGGTAGTGATATCATGCTAGAAATGTTCCAAAATGGCGAACTTAAAACGCTAATTGAACAATATAGCCCAGCAGCCGAAGCTTAA
- a CDS encoding AmpG family muropeptide MFS transporter, with translation MTAHTSGWKSAFLAFLDRRALIMLFLGFSAGIPILLIFSSLSLWLGEAGISKSAVTFFSWAALGYSFKFVWAPLIDELPVPFLTKALGRRRAWLLIAQILIICAICLMAFSDPALGQSYLYQMAAGAVLLGFSAATQDIVIDAYRIELAETQMQTVLASTYNAGYRIGMIIAGAGALFLAAKLGTAKGNYIYEAWKYTYLVMAAVMLIGIATTLCIREPQVDRVRKEYKRTDYYRLVAVFFVAVSSFVLSYLVSGGLIESVVTRFSIEDSFALFGLEAARFIGSGAVAFGVGACLVKLGAVNQQMAYETWVNPIADFFERYGLKLALVLLLLIGFYRISDIIAGVISNVFYQDLNFSKEQIAEAVKIYGVIFSLLGGFLGGLLAQRFNIMKLMFVGAVLASSTNLIFIGLVKSGQQLLDVTIQVGENVYRTQSDEVGYFKLNVPAGVLNQADKITIQSQFAHSDQDAVRVDLPYLKASEQPQILFFPLSQDNLLRASELKQSVVVKGQLAGIDMTQMDLNKSLYYVLDGQDYPAKLDDHGLMTGAIDGQALATAKQKSIRLRSDYAPLNAITPKVALSYKVDSTSHHVPLSIDVDPIAVVDANAQKSIELKGKVIKEYSSNWLYFAIIVDNLASGLAGAAFIAFLSSLTSVSFTAVQYAIFSSLMTLTPKILGGYSGTIVSNIGYPNFFLMTTLIGIPILILVVWVGVLLSDHQKQIVNKDE, from the coding sequence ATGACAGCACACACTTCCGGATGGAAATCTGCCTTTTTAGCCTTTTTAGATCGCCGCGCGCTCATCATGTTGTTTTTGGGATTCTCTGCGGGTATTCCTATTCTTCTGATTTTTTCGAGTCTTTCGCTTTGGTTGGGTGAAGCGGGTATATCGAAAAGCGCCGTGACTTTTTTTAGTTGGGCGGCACTGGGGTATTCATTTAAATTCGTGTGGGCACCACTGATCGATGAGCTGCCGGTCCCTTTTTTGACTAAGGCACTGGGGCGTCGTCGGGCATGGCTTTTGATTGCCCAAATTCTGATTATTTGCGCCATTTGTCTGATGGCATTTTCAGATCCTGCTTTGGGGCAGAGCTATTTGTATCAAATGGCAGCAGGCGCCGTTTTGCTTGGATTCTCTGCGGCCACACAAGATATTGTGATTGATGCTTATCGTATTGAGCTAGCTGAAACACAAATGCAGACGGTATTGGCTTCGACTTACAATGCAGGTTATCGCATTGGCATGATCATTGCTGGTGCGGGTGCACTGTTTCTGGCAGCAAAATTAGGCACAGCCAAAGGCAATTATATTTACGAGGCTTGGAAATATACCTACTTGGTCATGGCAGCGGTCATGCTGATTGGTATTGCAACAACGCTGTGTATTCGTGAACCACAAGTCGATCGTGTGCGTAAAGAATATAAACGCACCGATTATTATCGTTTAGTGGCGGTATTTTTTGTCGCTGTCAGCAGTTTTGTGCTCAGTTATCTTGTATCAGGTGGGCTGATCGAGTCGGTTGTTACGCGGTTCTCCATCGAAGATTCTTTTGCACTTTTTGGTTTGGAAGCGGCGCGATTTATTGGTTCTGGAGCAGTCGCATTTGGGGTCGGTGCATGCTTAGTGAAACTGGGCGCAGTGAATCAGCAAATGGCCTATGAAACTTGGGTCAATCCAATTGCAGATTTCTTTGAACGCTATGGCTTGAAATTGGCACTGGTGCTGTTGTTGCTGATTGGATTTTATCGAATTTCAGACATCATTGCGGGTGTGATCTCGAATGTGTTTTATCAAGATCTCAACTTTAGCAAAGAACAAATTGCTGAAGCAGTCAAAATTTATGGCGTGATTTTTAGTTTATTGGGCGGCTTCTTAGGCGGTTTGTTGGCGCAGCGTTTTAACATCATGAAATTGATGTTTGTGGGTGCGGTTTTAGCCAGTTCTACCAATCTGATTTTTATTGGTTTGGTGAAATCAGGTCAACAGCTTTTGGATGTCACCATTCAAGTCGGTGAAAATGTATATCGTACCCAAAGTGATGAGGTCGGTTATTTTAAGTTAAATGTACCTGCTGGTGTGCTGAATCAGGCAGATAAAATCACTATCCAAAGTCAATTTGCACATTCGGATCAAGATGCAGTTAGGGTTGATCTTCCCTATTTAAAAGCCAGTGAGCAGCCCCAAATCTTATTTTTCCCGCTGTCTCAAGACAATCTACTGCGTGCATCTGAACTTAAACAAAGCGTGGTGGTAAAAGGTCAATTGGCTGGAATAGATATGACTCAAATGGATCTGAACAAATCACTCTACTATGTGTTGGATGGACAAGATTATCCTGCAAAACTAGATGATCACGGTTTAATGACGGGTGCAATTGATGGGCAGGCCTTAGCGACAGCGAAACAGAAGAGCATTCGTCTTCGAAGTGACTATGCACCTCTTAACGCAATTACTCCCAAAGTAGCTTTATCTTATAAAGTGGATTCAACATCCCATCACGTTCCACTTTCCATTGATGTTGACCCTATTGCAGTCGTTGATGCAAATGCACAGAAAAGTATTGAACTCAAAGGCAAAGTTATTAAAGAATACAGCTCGAATTGGCTCTACTTTGCCATTATTGTGGATAATCTCGCTTCAGGGTTGGCAGGCGCGGCATTTATCGCATTCTTATCCAGTTTGACCAGTGTCTCATTTACTGCCGTTCAATATGCGATTTTCAGCTCACTTATGACCCTAACACCTAAGATTTTAGGTGGATATTCAGGTACTATAGTGTCCAATATTGGTTATCCAAACTTCTTTCTGATGACCACCTTAATTGGGATTCCTATTCTGATTCTAGTGGTGTGGGTGGGAGTGTTACTGAGCGATCACCAAAAGCAAATTGTAAATAAGGATGAATAA
- a CDS encoding bile acid:sodium symporter family protein, producing the protein MKMLKLLALDRFTILLFVMVVLASVLPISGKAAEVFSVVTTVAIAILFFLHGAKLSRQAVIDGILHWKLHALVFAFTFALFPLLGLMAKPILLPLLGKELYWGFLFMCFLPSTVQSSIAFTSVARGNVAAAVCSASFSNLIGMFITPILVAFFILSQSEHDFNPTAAIVKITLLLLVPFILGQVLRPYIYPHMQKFPSIVKSFDQGSILMVVYGAFSGAVVAGLWHQVSGVTLFYLTFACSVLLTVIMLLGFYIPKWLGFNMPDQRAIFFCGSKKTLASGVPMAQILFIGQPLGMIVLPIMIFHQIQLMVCGILANYWSKEPMKSGDE; encoded by the coding sequence CTGAAGATGCTGAAATTGTTGGCTTTAGATCGTTTTACCATTTTATTGTTTGTGATGGTGGTTTTAGCCAGTGTATTGCCCATTTCTGGTAAAGCCGCGGAGGTATTCTCTGTGGTCACTACCGTAGCTATTGCGATTTTATTTTTCTTGCATGGTGCAAAATTATCACGTCAAGCGGTGATCGATGGGATTTTGCATTGGAAACTCCACGCTTTGGTCTTTGCATTTACCTTTGCACTCTTTCCACTTTTAGGTTTGATGGCGAAGCCGATCTTATTGCCACTTCTGGGTAAAGAGCTGTATTGGGGGTTTTTGTTTATGTGCTTTTTGCCGTCAACTGTACAATCCTCTATTGCATTTACCTCGGTGGCAAGGGGAAATGTTGCCGCCGCAGTCTGTAGCGCGTCATTTTCAAATCTGATTGGTATGTTTATTACCCCCATTTTGGTGGCATTCTTTATACTCAGTCAGTCAGAGCATGACTTTAATCCTACCGCTGCCATTGTAAAAATCACGTTGCTATTGTTGGTGCCTTTTATTTTAGGGCAAGTATTGAGACCCTATATATATCCTCATATGCAAAAATTCCCCAGCATCGTAAAGAGCTTTGATCAAGGCTCAATTCTTATGGTGGTCTATGGTGCATTTAGTGGGGCTGTGGTGGCAGGTTTGTGGCATCAAGTCAGTGGTGTGACTTTATTTTATTTAACCTTCGCCTGCTCAGTATTACTGACTGTAATTATGTTGCTGGGATTTTATATTCCGAAATGGTTGGGTTTTAACATGCCAGATCAGCGTGCCATTTTTTTCTGCGGTTCAAAGAAAACATTAGCCAGTGGTGTGCCGATGGCACAAATTTTATTTATTGGTCAGCCTCTGGGTATGATTGTATTGCCGATTATGATTTTTCATCAGATTCAGCTAATGGTCTGCGGTATTCTCGCCAATTATTGGTCGAAAGAGCCGATGAAAAGTGGGGATGAATAA
- the gloA gene encoding lactoylglutathione lyase yields the protein MRMLHTMLRVGNLDKSLQFYTEVLGMTLLRKRDYEEGRFTLAFVGYGDEQNHTVLELTHNWDTTSYELGNAYGHIAIGVEDAYQACAEIKSRGGNVVREAGPMKGGVTVIAFVEDPDGCKIELIQLDKDARNN from the coding sequence ATGCGAATGCTGCATACCATGTTACGTGTAGGTAATTTAGACAAATCACTTCAATTTTATACTGAAGTGTTGGGCATGACTTTACTACGCAAACGTGATTATGAAGAAGGTCGTTTTACCTTGGCTTTTGTGGGCTATGGTGATGAACAAAACCATACTGTTTTAGAGCTGACGCATAACTGGGACACTACAAGCTATGAACTCGGCAATGCGTATGGTCATATTGCCATTGGTGTTGAAGATGCTTATCAGGCTTGTGCAGAAATTAAATCACGTGGTGGTAATGTCGTGCGTGAAGCAGGCCCAATGAAAGGCGGTGTAACGGTCATTGCTTTTGTTGAAGATCCAGATGGTTGCAAAATTGAATTAATTCAACTGGATAAAGACGCGCGTAATAATTAA
- a CDS encoding aspartate aminotransferase family protein, whose product MNNISLAPVQTDQPSHLMPVFSRQPISFVRGRGSYLYTAEGTEYLDALTGIAVCGLGHAHPVIAEAIAEQAATLIHTSNIYEVPWQTAAAQKLAEVSGMEEIFFSNSGAESNEGAIKIARKFGHMQGIAVPKIIVADQSFHGRTLATLSATGNKKVQEGFGPLVEGFIRVPFGDIEAITEAAINHPDIVAILVEPIQGEGGVNTAPQGFSYLEEIRQLCNQHNWLMMLDEVQTGNGRTGKYFAYQHTNIVPDVMTTAKGLGNGFPIGAVMTQGKGVGILTAGNHGSTYSGSALGSRVVYTIIDLMQKENIVANAAEIGSYLVDQLRTQLTEQKVIVRGFGMMIGIELPKACAELVNIARIEHHLIINVTAGNVVRLLPALNMNHEQADDLLKRLVPAIQNFLK is encoded by the coding sequence ATGAATAACATTAGCCTCGCGCCGGTACAAACTGATCAACCTTCTCACTTGATGCCTGTCTTTAGCCGTCAACCGATCAGCTTTGTTCGCGGACGAGGATCATACCTTTATACCGCTGAAGGCACTGAATATTTAGATGCTCTAACCGGGATTGCTGTATGCGGTTTGGGTCATGCCCATCCTGTTATTGCTGAAGCAATTGCTGAACAAGCAGCCACCTTAATTCACACCAGTAATATTTATGAAGTACCTTGGCAAACGGCTGCTGCACAAAAGCTGGCTGAAGTATCAGGCATGGAAGAAATTTTCTTCTCAAACAGCGGTGCAGAGTCCAATGAAGGCGCAATCAAAATTGCTCGTAAATTTGGTCATATGCAAGGTATTGCTGTACCCAAAATCATTGTTGCAGATCAATCTTTTCACGGTCGTACCTTGGCAACCTTGTCCGCAACGGGCAATAAAAAAGTTCAAGAAGGCTTTGGACCTTTAGTTGAAGGATTTATTCGCGTACCGTTTGGCGACATTGAAGCAATTACCGAAGCTGCAATCAATCACCCAGATATAGTGGCTATTTTAGTTGAACCGATTCAAGGCGAAGGTGGTGTCAACACCGCCCCTCAAGGTTTTAGTTATTTAGAAGAGATTCGCCAGCTGTGTAACCAACACAATTGGCTGATGATGCTCGATGAGGTGCAAACAGGTAATGGACGTACAGGTAAATACTTTGCTTACCAACATACCAATATCGTACCTGATGTAATGACCACAGCGAAAGGTTTGGGTAATGGTTTCCCGATTGGTGCGGTGATGACCCAAGGTAAAGGCGTGGGTATTTTAACGGCTGGAAACCATGGTTCAACTTATAGCGGTTCTGCACTAGGTTCGCGTGTGGTGTATACCATTATTGACTTAATGCAAAAAGAAAATATCGTTGCCAATGCTGCTGAAATAGGCAGCTATCTAGTCGATCAACTCCGCACTCAACTTACTGAGCAAAAAGTGATTGTGCGTGGCTTTGGTATGATGATTGGTATTGAACTTCCAAAAGCATGTGCGGAACTGGTGAATATTGCTCGCATTGAACATCATCTAATTATTAATGTGACTGCGGGTAACGTGGTTCGCTTACTTCCTGCACTGAATATGAATCATGAACAAGCAGATGATTTGCTGAAGCGTTTGGTACCAGCCATTCAAAACTTTTTAAAATAA